Proteins encoded together in one Stutzerimonas stutzeri window:
- a CDS encoding LysR family transcriptional regulator — protein sequence MDRYTTLRSFVLVADCGSFAAAAHKENVTPVVMGRRLDALERHLGVKLMHRSTRGLSLTDLGEQYLERARGLLKDFDEVDASISHDRTSVRGHLVVSAPAAFGRRHIGPHAPAFQARYPDLQLSFNFTDSVVDLVRHGYDMGIRIGEVTDPNYVAVRLFPNRRVVCGSPEYFARHGTPTTLEELTEHNCLAFNLQGGQQRGWTFLRDGRQVAIRVAGNLDCNDGELLFDWVKQGLGIGWRSTWEIQAELKRGELVTVLDEYALPAYDIQAVYPQQRYLPAKVRFFIDYLKDIYNAPGYWEVR from the coding sequence ATGGATCGCTATACGACCCTGCGCAGCTTCGTGCTGGTGGCCGACTGCGGCAGCTTCGCCGCCGCCGCGCACAAGGAGAACGTCACCCCGGTGGTGATGGGGCGGCGGCTGGATGCGCTGGAGCGGCATTTGGGCGTCAAGCTGATGCACCGCTCCACCCGCGGCCTGTCGCTGACCGATCTGGGCGAGCAGTATCTGGAGCGCGCCCGCGGGCTGCTCAAGGACTTCGATGAGGTGGATGCCAGCATCAGCCACGACCGCACCTCGGTACGCGGCCACCTGGTGGTGTCGGCGCCGGCGGCATTCGGGCGGCGGCATATCGGCCCGCACGCACCGGCGTTCCAGGCGCGCTACCCGGACCTGCAACTGTCGTTCAACTTCACCGACAGCGTGGTCGACCTGGTGCGCCACGGTTACGACATGGGCATTCGCATCGGCGAGGTGACCGACCCCAACTATGTGGCGGTGCGGCTGTTCCCCAACAGGCGGGTGGTCTGCGGCTCGCCCGAGTACTTCGCTCGCCATGGTACGCCGACGACGCTGGAGGAACTGACCGAGCACAACTGCCTGGCTTTCAACCTGCAGGGCGGTCAGCAGCGCGGCTGGACCTTTCTGCGCGACGGCCGGCAGGTGGCCATCCGCGTGGCCGGCAATCTGGACTGCAATGACGGTGAGCTGCTGTTCGACTGGGTCAAGCAGGGCCTGGGCATCGGCTGGCGCTCGACCTGGGAGATCCAGGCCGAGCTCAAGCGCGGCGAGCTGGTCACGGTACTCGACGAGTACGCATTGCCGGCCTACGACATCCAGGCCGTTTACCCGCAGCAGCGCTACCTGCCGGCCAAGGTGCGTTTCTTCATCGACTACCTGAAGGACATCTACAACGCACCGGGCTACTGGGAAGTGCGCTGA
- the gcl gene encoding glyoxylate carboligase: MARMRAIDAAVAVLRKEGIDTAFGIPGAAINPLYSALRADGGIRHILARHVEGASHMAEGYTRAKPGNIGVCIGTSGPAGTDMITGLYSASADSIPILCITGQAPRARLHKEDFQAVDIESIAKPVTKWAVTVLEPALVPRVFQQAFHVMRSGRPGPVLIDLPFDVQMAEIEFDVDTYEPLPVYKPAATRKQIEKAIDMLCAAERPLIVAGGGIYNAAAEALLVEFAETVGVPVIPTLMGWGSIPDDHPLMAGMCGLQTSHRYGNATLLESDFVLGIGNRWANRHTGSVETYTKGRTFVHVDIEPTQIGRVFAPDYGIVSDARAALELFVDVAKARKAEGRLPDRRAWAADCLERKRTMLRKTNFDSVPMKPQRVYQCMNNAFGKDTCYVSTIGLSQIAAAQFLHVYQPRHWINCGQAGPLGWTIPAALGVVAADPARKVVALSGDYDFQFMIEELAVGAQFKLPYIHILVNNAYLGLIRQSQRGFEMDYCVQLGFENINADQSGMEGYGVDHVAVVEGLGCKALRVFKQEDLRPAIEQAQAWMAEHRVPVVIEVILERVTNIAMGTEIDAINEFEALAAGREDAPTAVGLLD; encoded by the coding sequence ATGGCCCGAATGAGAGCAATCGATGCCGCCGTCGCGGTGTTGCGCAAGGAAGGCATCGACACCGCCTTCGGCATCCCCGGAGCCGCGATCAATCCGCTGTATTCCGCCCTGCGGGCCGATGGCGGCATCCGTCATATCCTCGCCCGCCACGTCGAGGGTGCCTCGCACATGGCCGAGGGCTATACCCGTGCCAAGCCAGGCAACATCGGCGTGTGCATCGGCACCTCCGGCCCGGCCGGCACCGACATGATCACCGGCCTGTACTCGGCATCCGCCGACTCCATTCCGATCCTCTGCATCACCGGGCAAGCACCGCGTGCCCGCCTGCACAAGGAAGATTTCCAGGCCGTGGACATCGAGTCCATCGCCAAGCCGGTCACCAAGTGGGCGGTCACCGTACTCGAGCCGGCACTGGTCCCGCGCGTGTTCCAGCAGGCCTTCCACGTGATGCGCTCCGGCCGCCCCGGCCCGGTGCTGATCGACCTGCCGTTCGACGTGCAGATGGCCGAGATCGAGTTCGACGTCGACACCTACGAGCCGCTGCCGGTCTATAAGCCGGCGGCAACCCGCAAGCAGATCGAGAAAGCCATCGACATGCTCTGCGCCGCCGAGCGCCCGCTGATCGTCGCCGGTGGCGGCATCTACAACGCCGCGGCCGAGGCCTTGCTGGTGGAATTCGCCGAGACCGTGGGCGTGCCGGTGATCCCGACGCTGATGGGCTGGGGCTCGATCCCCGACGACCATCCGCTGATGGCCGGGATGTGCGGGCTGCAGACCAGCCACCGCTACGGCAACGCGACCCTGCTCGAATCCGACTTCGTGCTCGGCATCGGCAACCGCTGGGCCAACCGTCACACCGGCTCCGTGGAGACCTATACCAAGGGCCGCACCTTCGTCCACGTCGACATCGAGCCGACCCAGATCGGTCGGGTGTTCGCGCCGGACTACGGCATCGTCTCCGATGCCCGCGCCGCGCTGGAGCTGTTCGTCGACGTGGCCAAGGCGCGCAAGGCCGAAGGCCGTCTGCCGGATCGCCGCGCCTGGGCCGCCGACTGCCTGGAACGCAAGCGCACGATGTTGCGCAAGACCAACTTCGACAGCGTGCCGATGAAGCCGCAGCGCGTGTACCAGTGCATGAACAACGCATTCGGCAAGGACACCTGCTACGTCAGCACCATCGGCCTGTCGCAGATCGCCGCCGCGCAGTTCCTGCACGTTTACCAGCCGCGCCACTGGATCAATTGCGGCCAGGCCGGCCCGCTCGGCTGGACCATTCCGGCAGCGCTCGGCGTGGTTGCCGCGGACCCGGCGCGCAAAGTAGTGGCGCTTTCGGGCGACTATGACTTCCAGTTCATGATCGAGGAGTTGGCGGTGGGCGCGCAGTTCAAGCTGCCCTACATCCACATTCTGGTGAACAACGCCTACCTCGGGCTGATCCGCCAGTCGCAGCGCGGCTTCGAAATGGATTACTGCGTGCAGCTGGGCTTCGAGAACATCAATGCCGACCAGAGCGGCATGGAAGGCTACGGCGTCGATCACGTCGCGGTGGTCGAGGGCCTGGGCTGCAAGGCGCTGCGCGTGTTCAAGCAGGAAGACCTGCGCCCGGCCATCGAGCAGGCCCAGGCCTGGATGGCCGAACACCGCGTGCCGGTGGTGATCGAGGTGATCCTCGAGCGGGTGACCAACATCGCCATGGGCACCGAGATCGACGCGATCAACGAGTTCGAGGCGCTGGCCGCAGGCCGGGAAGATGCCCCGACCGCGGTTGGATTGCTGGACTGA
- the hyi gene encoding hydroxypyruvate isomerase: MPRFAANLSMLFTEQDFMDRFAAAAQTGFSGVEYLFPYDFPAEQIKAQLDANKLTQVLFNLPAGDWAGGERGIAILPERVEEFRAGVDKAIAYAKVLGNTQVNCLAGIAPRGADLGQLEITFIENLRYAAQKLEEAGIRLVMEMINTRDIPRFFLNNTSQAQEIRGKVGHANLFLQYDIYHMQIMEGDLARTIENNLAAINHIQLADNPGRNEPGTGEINYRFLFEHLDRIGYQGWVGCEYKPATTTEAGLGWLKSHNAI, encoded by the coding sequence ATGCCCCGCTTTGCCGCCAACCTGTCGATGCTGTTCACCGAGCAGGACTTCATGGACCGCTTCGCCGCTGCCGCCCAGACCGGCTTTTCCGGTGTCGAGTACCTGTTCCCCTATGACTTCCCTGCCGAGCAGATCAAGGCTCAGCTGGATGCCAACAAGCTGACCCAGGTGCTGTTCAACCTGCCGGCCGGTGACTGGGCCGGCGGCGAGCGTGGCATCGCCATTCTGCCGGAGCGGGTCGAGGAGTTCCGCGCCGGCGTGGACAAGGCCATCGCCTACGCCAAGGTGCTGGGCAACACCCAGGTCAACTGCCTGGCCGGCATCGCCCCGCGTGGCGCCGATCTCGGCCAGCTGGAAATCACCTTTATCGAAAACCTGCGCTACGCCGCGCAGAAGCTCGAGGAGGCCGGCATCCGCCTGGTGATGGAGATGATCAACACCCGCGACATCCCGCGCTTCTTCCTCAACAACACCTCCCAGGCGCAGGAGATCCGCGGCAAGGTCGGTCACGCCAACCTGTTCCTGCAGTACGACATCTACCACATGCAGATCATGGAGGGAGACCTGGCGCGCACCATCGAGAACAACCTGGCGGCGATCAACCATATCCAGCTGGCGGACAACCCCGGACGCAACGAGCCAGGCACCGGCGAGATCAACTATCGCTTCCTGTTCGAGCATCTGGATCGCATCGGCTACCAGGGCTGGGTCGGCTGCGAATACAAGCCGGCCACCACCACCGAAGCCGGCCTTGGCTGGCTGAAAAGCCACAACGCCATCTGA
- a CDS encoding 2-hydroxy-3-oxopropionate reductase produces MAKIGFIGTGIMGKPMAINLQKAGHQIFLSQHHDQAPAELTEAGAIGLANPQEVAQEAEFIIVMVPDTPQVDDVLFRADGVAAGVGAGKVVIDMSSISPTATKQFAEKIKATGAEYLDAPVSGGEVGAKAATLSIMVGGSETAFDRALPLFQAMGKNITRVGENGDGQTAKVANQIIVALNIQAVAEALLFAARNGADPAKVREALMGGFAGSKILEVHGERMIKGTFDPGFRISLHQKDLNLALAGARELGLNLPNTANAQQVFSTCAAIGGSGWDHSALIKGLEHMANFSIRKE; encoded by the coding sequence ATGGCTAAAATCGGATTCATCGGCACCGGCATCATGGGCAAGCCCATGGCAATCAACCTGCAGAAGGCCGGCCACCAGATCTTCCTGTCCCAGCACCACGACCAGGCACCGGCCGAACTGACCGAAGCCGGCGCCATCGGCCTGGCCAATCCGCAGGAAGTCGCCCAGGAAGCCGAGTTCATCATCGTCATGGTGCCGGACACCCCGCAGGTCGACGACGTGCTGTTCCGTGCCGATGGCGTGGCCGCCGGCGTCGGCGCCGGCAAGGTGGTGATCGACATGAGTTCGATCTCCCCCACTGCCACCAAGCAGTTCGCCGAGAAGATCAAGGCCACCGGCGCTGAATACCTCGACGCCCCGGTATCCGGTGGTGAAGTCGGCGCCAAGGCGGCCACCCTGTCGATCATGGTCGGCGGTAGCGAAACGGCCTTCGACCGCGCGCTGCCACTGTTCCAGGCGATGGGCAAGAACATCACCCGTGTCGGCGAGAACGGCGATGGCCAGACTGCCAAGGTGGCCAACCAGATCATCGTCGCGCTGAACATCCAGGCGGTCGCCGAGGCACTGCTGTTCGCCGCACGCAACGGTGCCGACCCGGCCAAGGTGCGCGAGGCGCTGATGGGCGGTTTCGCCGGCTCGAAGATTCTCGAGGTGCACGGCGAGCGCATGATCAAGGGCACCTTTGACCCGGGCTTCCGCATCAGCCTGCACCAGAAGGACCTCAACCTCGCCCTGGCCGGTGCCCGCGAGCTGGGCCTGAACCTGCCCAACACCGCCAATGCCCAGCAGGTGTTCAGCACCTGCGCGGCAATCGGCGGCAGCGGCTGGGACCATTCGGCGCTGATCAAGGGCCTGGAGCACATGGCCAACTTCTCGATCCGCAAGGAGTAA
- a CDS encoding glycerate kinase type-2 family protein, whose amino-acid sequence MTLDPQALLRQLFDSAIEAAHPRHVLADHLPEDRSGRAIVIGAGKAAAAMAEAIEKVWEGELSGLVVTRYEHHADCRRIEVVEAAHPVPDDAGERVARRVLELVSNLEESDRVIFLLSGGGSSLLALPAEGISLADKQAINKALLRSGAHIGEMNCVRKHLSAIKGGRLARACWPASVYTYAISDVPGDEATVIASGPTVADPTTSAEALAILERYHIEVPANVRAWLEDPRSETLKPGDPMLSRSHFQLIATPQQSLDAAAQAARDAGITPLILGDLEGEAREVAKVHAGIARQVVLHGQPIAAPCVILSGGETTVTVRGNGRGGRNAEFLLALTEALQGLPGVYALAGDTDGIDGSEDNAGALMTPDSFARAEALGLRAADSLADNDGYGYFAALDSLIVTGPTRTNVNDFRAILILPSSD is encoded by the coding sequence ATGACCCTCGACCCGCAAGCCCTGCTGCGCCAGTTGTTCGACAGCGCCATCGAGGCCGCCCATCCGCGCCATGTACTCGCCGACCATCTGCCCGAAGACCGCAGCGGCCGTGCCATCGTCATCGGCGCCGGCAAGGCGGCCGCGGCCATGGCCGAAGCCATCGAGAAGGTCTGGGAAGGTGAACTGTCCGGACTGGTGGTGACCCGCTACGAACACCACGCCGACTGCCGGCGTATCGAAGTGGTGGAAGCCGCACACCCGGTCCCGGACGACGCCGGCGAGCGCGTCGCCCGCCGTGTGCTGGAGCTGGTCAGCAACCTCGAGGAAAGCGATCGGGTGATCTTCCTGCTCTCCGGCGGCGGCTCGTCATTGCTGGCATTGCCGGCCGAAGGCATCTCGCTGGCGGACAAGCAGGCCATCAACAAGGCGCTGCTGCGCTCCGGCGCGCACATCGGCGAGATGAACTGCGTGCGCAAGCACCTCTCGGCGATCAAGGGCGGCCGCCTGGCCAGAGCCTGCTGGCCGGCCAGCGTGTACACCTACGCGATCTCCGACGTGCCCGGCGACGAAGCCACGGTGATCGCCTCCGGCCCCACCGTCGCCGACCCCACCACGTCGGCCGAGGCGCTGGCGATTCTCGAGCGTTACCACATCGAGGTGCCAGCCAATGTGCGCGCCTGGCTCGAGGATCCGCGCTCGGAAACCCTCAAGCCGGGCGATCCGATGCTCTCGCGCAGCCACTTCCAGCTGATCGCCACGCCGCAGCAGTCCCTCGATGCCGCGGCCCAGGCGGCCCGTGACGCCGGTATCACCCCACTGATCCTCGGTGATCTGGAAGGCGAAGCACGCGAAGTGGCCAAGGTGCATGCCGGCATCGCCCGCCAGGTGGTGCTGCACGGCCAGCCGATCGCCGCGCCCTGCGTGATCCTGTCCGGCGGCGAGACCACCGTCACCGTGCGCGGCAACGGACGCGGCGGGCGCAATGCCGAGTTCCTGCTCGCCCTGACCGAAGCGTTGCAAGGCCTGCCCGGCGTTTACGCTCTGGCCGGCGACACCGATGGCATCGACGGCTCGGAGGACAACGCCGGCGCGCTGATGACCCCGGACAGCTTTGCCCGCGCCGAGGCGCTGGGTCTGCGTGCCGCCGACTCGCTGGCCGACAACGACGGCTATGGCTATTTCGCCGCGCTGGACAGCCTGATCGTCACCGGCCCGACGCGCACCAACGTCAACGACTTTCGCGCGATCCTGATCCTGCCGTCGTCGGATTGA
- the pyk gene encoding pyruvate kinase translates to MTHDKKVKILATLGPATRSVDDVRALVEAGVNLFRLNFSHGEHSDHAERFAWIRQVEQELNQPIGILMDLQGPKLRVGRFAAGKVRLERDQAFRLDLDPTPGDSRRVNLPHPEIVAALEPGMQLLIDDGRLRLTVVERHADAIETRVVAGGELSDRKGVNVPEAVLELSPLTAKDRQDLTFGLELGVDWVALSFVQRPQDIQEARKLIGERAFLMAKIEKPSAVQHLREIARLSDAIMVARGDLGVEVPPENVPRIQKNIVRICRQLGRPVVVATQMLESMRFAPAPTRAEVTDVANAVAEGADAVMLSAETASGDYPLEAVSMMGKIIRQVESGPDFQAQLDVHRPNAEATLPDAISCAIRRISGILPVAVLVNYTESGRSSLRASRERPATPILSLTPSTATARKLTVAWGVYSVVDAPMRDMEQVSGHAVELARAQGMAESGDTVLITAGVPLGQPGTTNSLRIEVLP, encoded by the coding sequence ATGACACACGACAAGAAGGTCAAGATCCTCGCCACCCTCGGCCCGGCCACCCGCAGCGTCGACGACGTGCGCGCACTGGTCGAGGCCGGCGTGAACCTGTTCCGCCTGAACTTCAGCCACGGCGAGCACAGCGACCACGCCGAGCGCTTCGCCTGGATTCGCCAGGTCGAGCAGGAGCTGAACCAGCCGATCGGCATCCTCATGGACCTGCAGGGGCCCAAGCTCAGAGTCGGCCGTTTCGCCGCCGGCAAGGTCCGCCTTGAGCGTGACCAGGCCTTTCGTCTGGACCTGGACCCGACACCGGGCGACAGCCGGCGCGTGAACCTGCCGCACCCGGAGATCGTCGCCGCGCTGGAACCGGGCATGCAGTTGCTGATCGACGATGGTCGCCTGCGCCTGACGGTCGTCGAGCGTCATGCCGACGCCATCGAGACCCGCGTGGTGGCCGGCGGCGAGCTGTCCGACCGCAAGGGCGTGAACGTGCCGGAGGCGGTGCTGGAGCTTTCGCCGCTGACGGCGAAGGACCGCCAGGACCTGACCTTCGGCCTCGAGCTGGGCGTGGATTGGGTGGCGCTGTCGTTCGTGCAACGCCCGCAGGACATCCAGGAGGCGCGCAAACTGATCGGCGAGCGGGCCTTCCTAATGGCCAAGATCGAAAAGCCTTCCGCGGTGCAGCACCTGCGCGAGATCGCCAGGCTGTCCGACGCGATCATGGTGGCGCGTGGCGACCTGGGCGTGGAGGTACCGCCGGAAAACGTGCCGCGCATCCAGAAGAACATCGTGCGCATCTGCCGCCAGCTCGGCCGCCCGGTGGTGGTTGCGACGCAGATGCTCGAATCCATGCGCTTCGCCCCGGCCCCGACCCGTGCCGAAGTCACCGACGTGGCCAACGCCGTGGCCGAGGGTGCGGACGCGGTCATGCTGTCGGCGGAAACCGCCTCCGGCGATTACCCGCTGGAAGCGGTGAGCATGATGGGCAAGATCATCCGCCAGGTGGAAAGCGGCCCGGACTTCCAGGCGCAGCTCGACGTGCACCGGCCCAACGCCGAGGCGACGCTGCCGGATGCCATCAGCTGCGCGATTCGCCGCATCAGCGGCATCCTGCCGGTGGCAGTGCTGGTCAACTACACCGAATCCGGCCGTTCCAGCCTGCGCGCCTCGCGCGAGCGGCCGGCCACGCCGATCCTCAGCCTGACGCCCAGCACCGCCACCGCACGCAAGCTGACGGTGGCCTGGGGCGTGTACTCGGTAGTGGATGCGCCGATGCGCGACATGGAGCAGGTCAGCGGCCACGCCGTCGAGCTGGCACGGGCGCAGGGCATGGCCGAGAGCGGCGATACGGTGCTGATCACCGCCGGTGTGCCACTGGGCCAGCCGGGTACCACCAACTCGCTGCGCATCGAAGTCCTGCCCTGA
- a CDS encoding urea transporter — MPDSSHLRAVLHAFAQIFLQRHAGCGALVMLALASGAPALLVGALSGVLVAHLGATWLGYPQADRDDGLYGYNAALLGALLVTQLGLSGASLVLVGVAALASCPLQAWLLARLRHNSGLPGFTLPFVLIGLLALLCIAPVSVSSPDVPAPDATTLRDAWLLGIGQVVFLHQPLAAACLLAAVALASLHDALWLLAGSAMGLLAAGLFGAPWADGQAGFNPALAALALVQWRGGWRLPLLGMVAAVAIWRVCIELGLPALTLPFLLATWLGLALRAPHPSRVD, encoded by the coding sequence ATGCCCGACTCTTCGCACCTGCGCGCCGTGCTGCATGCCTTCGCCCAGATTTTTTTGCAGCGCCATGCCGGCTGCGGAGCGCTGGTCATGCTCGCGCTGGCCAGTGGCGCCCCGGCACTGCTCGTCGGCGCCTTGAGCGGCGTGCTGGTCGCTCACCTCGGCGCCACCTGGCTCGGCTATCCGCAGGCTGATCGAGACGACGGTCTCTACGGTTACAACGCCGCGCTGCTCGGCGCGCTGCTGGTGACCCAGCTGGGCCTGTCAGGCGCCAGCCTGGTGCTGGTCGGCGTGGCGGCGCTGGCCAGCTGTCCGCTACAGGCCTGGCTGCTCGCTCGACTGCGCCACAACAGCGGCCTGCCGGGCTTCACCCTGCCCTTCGTGCTGATCGGCCTGCTCGCGCTGTTGTGCATCGCGCCGGTGTCGGTTTCATCGCCCGATGTCCCCGCACCCGACGCAACGACGCTGCGCGACGCCTGGCTGCTGGGTATCGGCCAGGTGGTCTTTCTCCACCAGCCGCTCGCGGCCGCCTGCCTGCTGGCGGCCGTGGCCCTGGCCTCCTTGCACGATGCCCTGTGGCTGCTGGCGGGCTCGGCGATGGGGTTGTTGGCTGCGGGCCTGTTCGGCGCACCCTGGGCGGACGGCCAGGCCGGTTTCAACCCGGCCCTCGCCGCGCTGGCCCTGGTGCAATGGCGTGGCGGTTGGCGCCTGCCGCTGCTGGGCATGGTTGCCGCAGTGGCGATCTGGCGGGTGTGCATCGAACTGGGGCTGCCGGCCCTGACCCTGCCGTTCCTGCTGGCGACCTGGCTGGGCCTGGCGCTGCGCGCACCCCATCCCAGCCGGGTCGATTAG
- a CDS encoding DUF2188 domain-containing protein: MEIYHITHEDDRWVLREEGDQRALLEAANRQDILDETRDYMKLRTALVKVHAEGGDVAEEHRYPQEQDPLATGG, encoded by the coding sequence ATGGAGATCTATCACATCACCCATGAAGACGACCGTTGGGTGCTGCGCGAAGAGGGCGACCAGCGCGCCCTGCTCGAAGCGGCGAACCGGCAGGACATCCTCGACGAAACCCGGGACTACATGAAGTTGCGCACGGCGCTGGTCAAGGTGCACGCCGAGGGTGGCGACGTCGCCGAGGAGCACCGCTACCCGCAGGAACAGGACCCGCTGGCAACCGGAGGGTGA
- the hmpA gene encoding NO-inducible flavohemoprotein, whose amino-acid sequence MLCAEQIALIKATVPLLESGGEALTNHFYKLLLSEHPEVRPLFNQAHQASGEQPRALANGVLMYARHIDRLDALGPLVAQIINKHVALQVLPEHYPLVGNCLLRAIREVLGEAIATDAVIDAWAAAYQQLADLLIGQEEHLYQAKAEAPGGWRGARPFRIARKVKESEEITSFHLQAEDGGPLMEFLPGQYIGLRLEINGKEERRNYSLSAAGNGREYRISVKREPGGVVSNALHDMPEGAIVELFAPAGEFTLAPGNKPLVLISGGVGITPTLAMLEQALATSRPVHFIHCARNAGVHAFRRAVDALAERHTQLQRFYCYEEHDGSADAPDAIGRLTEQQLADWLPQSRDVDAYFLGPKPFMAAVRRQLKAIGVPEQQTRYEFFGPASALD is encoded by the coding sequence ATGCTTTGCGCTGAACAGATCGCCCTTATCAAAGCCACCGTGCCGTTGCTGGAAAGCGGTGGCGAAGCCCTGACCAACCATTTCTACAAGCTGCTGCTGAGCGAGCATCCCGAGGTTCGCCCGCTGTTCAACCAGGCACACCAGGCCAGCGGCGAGCAACCGCGCGCCCTGGCCAACGGCGTGCTGATGTACGCCCGGCATATCGACCGGCTGGACGCCCTCGGCCCGCTGGTGGCACAGATCATCAACAAGCACGTCGCCCTGCAGGTGCTACCCGAGCATTACCCGCTGGTCGGCAATTGCCTGCTGCGCGCCATCCGCGAGGTGCTTGGCGAGGCCATCGCCACCGATGCGGTAATCGACGCCTGGGCGGCGGCCTATCAGCAGCTCGCCGACCTGCTCATCGGCCAGGAAGAACACCTCTACCAGGCCAAGGCCGAAGCGCCGGGCGGCTGGCGTGGCGCGCGCCCGTTCCGCATTGCGCGCAAGGTCAAGGAGAGCGAGGAGATCACCTCGTTTCACCTGCAAGCGGAGGATGGCGGGCCGCTGATGGAGTTCCTGCCCGGCCAGTACATCGGTCTGAGGCTGGAAATCAATGGCAAGGAAGAGCGCCGCAACTATTCGTTGTCCGCTGCCGGCAACGGTCGCGAGTATCGCATCAGCGTCAAGCGCGAGCCTGGCGGCGTGGTCTCCAATGCGCTGCACGACATGCCGGAGGGCGCGATCGTCGAGCTGTTCGCGCCGGCAGGCGAGTTCACCCTTGCGCCCGGGAACAAGCCGTTGGTGCTGATCAGCGGCGGCGTAGGAATCACCCCGACCCTGGCGATGCTGGAGCAGGCGCTGGCGACGTCCCGGCCGGTGCACTTCATTCACTGCGCGCGCAATGCCGGGGTGCACGCCTTCCGCCGCGCCGTGGACGCACTCGCCGAGCGCCACACGCAGCTCCAGCGCTTCTACTGCTACGAGGAGCACGACGGCTCGGCTGACGCACCGGATGCCATCGGCCGGCTGACCGAACAGCAGTTGGCGGACTGGCTACCGCAGAGCCGCGATGTCGACGCCTACTTCCTCGGCCCGAAACCGTTCATGGCGGCCGTGCGCCGGCAACTCAAGGCCATTGGCGTGCCGGAGCAGCAAACGCGCTACGAGTTCTTCGGTCCCGCATCAGCCCTCGATTGA
- a CDS encoding general stress protein, which yields MANNNPGNFANDREKASEAGRKGGHNSGGNFANDREKASEAGRKGGQNSHGGGRSS from the coding sequence ATGGCAAATAACAACCCTGGCAACTTCGCCAACGATCGAGAGAAAGCTTCCGAAGCCGGCCGCAAGGGCGGTCACAACAGTGGCGGCAACTTTGCCAATGACCGCGAGAAGGCCTCCGAGGCCGGCCGCAAGGGTGGCCAGAACAGCCACGGCGGTGGCCGCAGCAGCTAA
- the pncB gene encoding nicotinate phosphoribosyltransferase — protein MSSAFSDRIIQSLLDTDFYKLTMMQAVLHHYPNAEVEWAFRSRSGEDLSPYLSEIRHQIEALAELQMSAEELAFLERVPYMQPDFIRFLGLFRFDLRYLRVDVEDGELVMYLRGPWLHVILFEVPLLAIVSEVRNRARYAQVTLEQAGARLDEKFAWLRSQATAEELASFTLADFGTRRRFSFAVQAMVVERLRCDFPGRFVGTSNVHLARTLDVKPMGTMAHEWIMAHQQLGPRLIDSQVAALDCWVREYRGALGIALTDCITMDAFLRDFDLYFAKLFDGLRHDSGDPLEWAEKAIAHYQRLGIDPKSRQLIFSDGLDFAKALHIHRALIDRSRPSFGIGTGLTCDIPGVEPTNMVIKMTACNGQPVAKISDSPGKTMCRDEAFVSYLRHVFGVAAG, from the coding sequence ATGAGCAGCGCATTTTCGGACCGCATCATCCAGAGCCTGCTGGATACCGACTTCTACAAGCTCACCATGATGCAGGCGGTCCTGCATCACTACCCCAATGCGGAAGTGGAATGGGCCTTTCGCAGCCGCTCCGGCGAAGACCTGAGCCCTTACCTGAGCGAGATCCGCCACCAGATCGAAGCGCTGGCCGAGCTGCAGATGTCCGCCGAGGAATTGGCCTTCCTCGAGCGCGTCCCCTATATGCAGCCCGACTTCATCCGCTTTCTCGGGCTGTTCCGCTTCGACCTCCGCTACCTGCGGGTGGATGTCGAGGACGGTGAGCTGGTGATGTACCTGCGCGGGCCCTGGCTGCATGTGATCCTGTTCGAAGTACCGCTGCTGGCCATCGTCAGCGAGGTGCGCAACCGCGCGCGCTATGCGCAGGTGACGCTGGAACAGGCGGGCGCCAGGCTGGACGAAAAGTTCGCCTGGCTGCGCAGCCAGGCGACTGCCGAGGAGCTGGCCAGCTTCACCCTGGCTGACTTCGGCACCCGGCGACGATTCTCCTTCGCGGTTCAGGCCATGGTGGTCGAGCGCCTGCGCTGCGACTTTCCCGGCCGTTTCGTCGGCACCAGCAACGTGCATCTGGCCCGCACGCTGGACGTGAAACCCATGGGCACCATGGCCCACGAATGGATCATGGCGCACCAGCAGCTCGGCCCGCGCCTCATCGACAGTCAGGTCGCGGCGCTCGACTGCTGGGTTCGCGAATACCGTGGCGCACTGGGCATCGCGCTGACCGACTGCATCACCATGGATGCCTTCCTGCGCGACTTCGATCTGTACTTCGCCAAGCTGTTCGATGGCCTGCGCCACGACTCGGGCGATCCCCTGGAATGGGCGGAGAAAGCCATCGCACACTACCAGCGCCTCGGCATCGATCCGAAAAGCCGTCAGCTGATCTTTTCCGACGGTCTGGATTTCGCCAAGGCACTGCACATCCACCGCGCCCTGATCGACCGCAGTAGACCCAGCTTCGGCATAGGCACCGGGCTCACCTGCGACATTCCGGGAGTGGAGCCGACCAACATGGTGATCAAGATGACCGCCTGCAACGGCCAGCCGGTGGCAAAGATCTCCGACTCACCAGGCAAGACCATGTGCCGCGACGAAGCCTTCGTCAGCTACCTGCGCCACGTGTTCGGCGTCGCTGCCGGCTGA